Within Vicia villosa cultivar HV-30 ecotype Madison, WI linkage group LG1, Vvil1.0, whole genome shotgun sequence, the genomic segment GTTGACGGTGACACCCATTCCTTGTATTGCCATCCTATTTGAAAAGGTGATGGAAGTGGTTGGTGAGTGGTAATGAGTATGACACAAGCTAAAAAACAACCTTAGACGACATATGGTGCGAAATTACTTTGAATTACTTTCTCTTATACACAACGAAAGTATCCTAGTACACCTTTGTTAAGAAGTCATATTGGCTTTGTTTTTTCAAACCTTGTAACTACCAAATACATTTTAAAGAGCTTGAATCATTTCGTTTGAATCTCTTACATTTAAGAATTATACGAACCAAACTTTGTCCTCTCATACTCTATATTTTTGCCAATTACACATCCATAAAAAGCTACTTTAGAATGCTCAAATTTGCTGCTTCAGTGAGTGCAGATTTCTCTATGCTTAAATTTTGTTTCTCCAATCCGAACGATGAAAAAAGaagaataataaaatattgtTAACTTTCTTTCCAAAATGCAGCGCGGTACAACTATTAACAAAGACACAATTGTTATCTTACTCTcattcatttgaaaaaaaaaaacgtgATTTATTCTCTTCTCTCATCTCTcccctaaaaaaaattaataaataaaatttaaaattttaaaacaataattttatgttaaatactttaatacacaTGTAAACTTTTGCTATAACATTTCATTTCCATATATCTAGCTCAAAAACACACTTTTTCAAATCCAAATGATATTAAAGAAGTAGACCCAACCAGATTAAATTAATCCACAACCAAACAAAATTATAGTTGAGTCGAATCATGATTACTCCTTCCATTTGCAAATCGACACATGACAAAATAACACAATCCCATAGCTTAACGCAGAATGAATGCCTGCCACGTCAGCACCAGGGCCGCAACTAACCCTCTTTTATTTTCTGTCTCCTCCATTCACAAACCTTCaactaattaattataattactatttcccaacaaaaaaataaaaataaaaagataaaaccaAAATAAATGAAGTGATTGGTAAATGGGTCCCACGTAACGGTGTTATTTGGGTTGTGCTTGTGGCTGTGGTGCGGTGTGATTTGGCCATTCCCTTCTTCCTGTTTCACTTTAGCATTTTCTACAGTGCGCACCGTTTCTTATCCTTCACCACCATTCTTCAATCTCCATCACTACGCTATTTTCACCTTCATTCATCTCTGCGATCTCAAAAACCACTCTAATGCTTCATGGATTTGTACTATTTGTGCTGTGAAAAACGTTTTTGATCGTAGAGAAAGCTTGTTACGGATCTGCACTGAAAACTTCATCGTTGCTCCAATCCAATGGCTGGAAGTAACCAACTCAACCCTAGCGATTCAAAGGTATAGTTAGTTCGTCATTTCATAGTTCATACCTATTGAAATGGatttaatgtgtttttttaaTGGAAAATTATGGAACTGTGCGATTTTTTTTATGGATTTAGTGCTTTCCTTTTTCGCCattgattttttgttgttttgtttggtatGCTGTTACTTCTTGTGTGACTTTTTCTTAaagattttttaaattatttttatattaataaaataattactgTTGTTATTAGGGATTCGTAAACGtaatagttttgggctttggaatttgaatatttatttgtttttttatggaTTGAAGTTTGTTGTAATAGTTATTAGTGTTGGTTGGATTGGATTGGATCATTTTCCTGTTTCTATCTTAAGACTGTgtcaatttttagggtttggttatttggtaaatttgattttttaaaaattagattTGTTTCATTTTAGGTATATTTGGCTTATCTTGTAGATAATTTCTGATCATagtgtatattttttaattaaaataaatgaattaaataaatttgaacatTGACAATTTGATGCAGATGGTGGTTCCGCTGAACATGTGGGTTTTAATCTCGAATTTCAAGTTGGCATACAATCTTCTCCGTCGTCCTGATGGAACTTTCAACCGTGACTTGGCGGAGTTTCTTGATCGGAAAGTTCCGGCGAATGCAAACCCTGTGGATGGAGTGTTCTCTTTTGATGTGATTGTTGACAGGGAAACAAATCTCCTTACTAGAATTTACCGTCCTGTTGAGGGAGATGAAAGTGTGAACATTGTTGATCTTGAGAAGCCTGTAACGGCTGAGGTTGTACCTGTTCTCATGTTCTTCCATGGTGGAAGTTTTGCACATTCTTCGGCGAATAGTGCGATATATGATACCTTGTGTCGTCGATTGGTTGGTATTTGTAATGCTGTTGTTGTGTCTGTGAATTATAGGCGTGCACCGGAGAATAGGTACCCTTGTGCTTATGAAGATGGGTGGAAAGCTCTTAGATGGGTTAGTTCTAGAACTTGGTTGCAGAGTAAAAAGGATAACAAGGTTCGGATCTACATGGTTGGTGATAGCTCGGGCGGGAACATTGTGCACCATGTTGCTTTGAAAGGTATGGACTCTGGAATTCAGGTGTTGGGGAATATACTTCTCAACCCGTTGTTTGGTGGGGAGGAAAGAACGGAATCTGAAAAGCGTCTCGATGGGAGGTACTTTGTTAGAGTGAAAGATAGAGACTGGTATTGGAGAGCTTTTCTTCCTGAAGGAGAAGACAGAGACCATCACGCGTGTAACCCTTTCGGTCCCAAGGGTCGAAGCCTTGAAGGGGTTGTCTTCCCTAAAAGCCTCGTTGTGGTTGCTGGTTTGGATCTTGTTCAGGATTGGCAATTGGGTTATGCAAAAGGGCTTGAGAAAGCTGGACAAAACGTGAAGCTGCTCTTTCTGGAGCAAGCGACTGTCGGATTTTACTTGCTTCCGAATAATGAACACTTCTCTGCATTGATGGATGAGATAAAACAATTTGTGAGCTCTGACTGTTGATAGGCTTAACTTTTGCTACTACACATGAAGGGGGTTTTAGAGAGGATTGTGTAGGTAATAGCTGCTATGCCACTTATTAACTGTTTTACATTTTGGCCACTTTTACTGTAGGACTTTGCTCCCCTGATTTAGGTACTTATATATATGATATTAATTGTGTCTGTGAGAATGGTGTAATGTAATGTATGTAATCAGCATATAGCTCTATATTATGTTTTCTAGAACACACCATGAGGAAATTGGGTGTTTTGGATAGGTGAAAGTTTTTTAGGACAAAAAAGGGGAGCTATGGCCATGTTTATGGGAACCACTAAAGTTGTGATTACCCACTTTGACTTTCAGCCAAAAAGAGGAGAGGAAGATATGGTTCTATTTCAGGGCTTCTGACCTTTTGATGGCCAATCAGTGGGGCTTGTCGTTGTATGGCAAGTGTTATATATATCTCTATATATATGACTAATTTTGGAACTGTGATAGGGAAAGTATCAATCATATATGTTGGTGCTGTTTGATATATATAAGTCTGCTATCTTAATATATGGCTTTTAGTACTGTTTATCTTTTCTCTATTTAGCTAATTTTACGTTCTCATGTTTTTAGTTGTCCTCCTTGTTTGGCAATGGACAGTCTTGTAAATGTAAATGgtcttttatttttaacttttggcAGTAATGGTAGGGTTTGTGTTGCGTTTTTTATGTATGCAGTAGATATTTTTCAGGGTTTTACTTTAACACACAAGGTTGAATCTTTGCCCTGAGATGCTAATAGAAATAGTCGGTCAAATTTGTGAATGCATTAATCAATTAGTTGACAAGATACATATAGTGTATGGACTACAGACGTTCAATTTTGCTTACATGGAATTGCTCCCTCCATTAACCTTAATTATGTCTGCATCTGATCTCTCCTCCTTTCCTAACGTCCCTACCACCTCTCCCTTTCTTCATCCCTCCTTTCCCCTTTGTGTTACCCTTTCACTTTTCAACTTGGATAATCTTCTTTCAGTTCTGTACGTCGCTCTCCATTCTTGGGGATAGATAGAGGGTGGCAAACATGTGCCTTGCCCCCTCCATTCAATATTTAGAGAGACGGagagaaacaataaaaagaagaaaaacttTTGGTTTTTTTGTTATTAAAAACGTTCAACATTCGTAACTTTTGAGAAGTACTTAACAAAAATATATgcaaaaatgttatttaattgaaaaataattaaataaatatagaaaaataataaatcaattatattttagACTTTAAAATTTGTTTCAATATCTTAACAAAAATATATGTTAAGTTTAAGAATGTAAGGTTCGAAAAATATTAAATTCGATTTCTGATAGGAACAATAATTGACCAGTACAATgacatattaataatataaaaaaatgaaaattatataATCTTCATATAATCTTATTACATATGATTCTAGAAAGCGATAAAACATAAGTCATGCATATTTGTACTTGAATGTAAACAAGATATGGGGAGAGATATTGTACACTGGATTTATAATGGTTCATCGCATTCGTTATTGCTTTTCGCTTAATCCATTCTTCAATGGAGAACTACTGAATATTCGTTAGGTCTtccactattttgaaaattaatataCAAGAGTTTTTGATACATCAGATAACTAAGATAACGTTGAACACTTCAAGTCAAATTTCTTAAGCCAAGACATGTCTAAATCTAGATTTCACTTCTCTTTAAGCAGAATACTAGAAGCTACCTAATTAAAAATATCTCCACTCGATCTTGATCCAATTTACTTTATAGACCCAACGTTCTGCTCCAAGCTTTCATTCCGCAATAATCTTCACTTATGAACTTTTGCTCTAATGAAGGATCTTGGAGACTCCCAATTTCATTCCAAATCAACCTTTACTTGGTTCTACAAAAGTCTTCAATGGAGGAGAAAACAATCTTTCTCTTTGTTGGAAGCTGGTTTCTATGCACCATAATTACAATATTGAATTTTTAGAATCTCTAATGTACCTTGTATCTACAACTCACATCCAATCTTTAGAGTTCTGCACCACAATAATGGGGTTATGATGACCATTTCTACCAACGAAAACGTTGGCTTATATGCGAGGGATTCGTTAAAGTATCCTGCATTGAGTCTATTTTGGAACACCCCTACAAACATTTCTTGATTTGGTGGGATGACCCTGATGGTGGCTTCGTTAAAGCGGACGAGATAGTCCCTTAATGACTCTGATGAACCTTGGCGTATGTTAAGCAGGATCGTGGTGGACATATTTCTATAATGACTGGCGGAGAACCGATGCACAAACTTTTTTACCAGCTCTTCATAGCAGTTGATAGAGGCACGTGGAAGTCCTATATACCATTGTAGAGCGGTGTTCCTAAAAGTGTCGGATAACAGCTTGCACTTCAGGGAGTTTGAAGCTCCTATGATGTCCATTTGCATGTTGATGGAGGCTACATGCTCGTAGGGGTCTCTGCGACCATTGAAATTGGCCAAAGTGGGAGGTTTGAATCCCTCGGAGATATGTGCACACCATATCTCGTCTAAGAATGGCTAGGGGTCTGAGATTTTCGTACCCTCTAGAGGTTGGACTCCTGTTAGCACTATTTGATGTTGCGGAAATCATCTTCTATTGTATGGTTATTACAATGTTATTCGTCCATGGCGGCTAACATCTCTGCTAAGGCGTCGACATCACTGCTATTGCTGGTATATTATAGTGTAGAGGACAAAGCTTTCTTGTTAACCATGGATGAAAATGGTTAGTTGTAGAAATTAAGGGTAACATTGAGTAGGGTGGTGGTGATGGATGTGTGGTTCAAGTTAGTTTTACCGGACCCTATGGTGGGCGCCATTGTACTAGTAAAAAAATACACGCGTGCGTGTTGTCACTGCAAACGACAAAGACATTCAAAGGCCTTAGTAGGTATATTACGTTGTATGGTGGTTAGGACTTGTCCACAATAACGAAAGCCTTGTATGGTGATTTAAAGGTCCTGTTTATGTGAGGTGAGAGACAGTGTTATTGAATGGTGTGCTTAGGTATAAGTGTGTGTGAGTTATGATACGCTTCTATCGTAGTATTCCATAAAGGACTGTACTTCATCGTTAATcttaaattattttcttcttgatttctattatttttattattaaatttaagggtttaatatacttcaccccctgccaatatagcgagtttcggtttggcccccttgaatgttttttttacgaaacgccccttataaaacccaaaacctggatttaccaaacccttttaccacatttgctgactgggctttgactttggatgatgtggcaaaagggttgtataaataattaattgaattatatttaaCCACTAACACAAAATagtttccaccaccaccaccaccttcaccataaccaccaccaccaccaccataacCAACACCACCATATTTGAAAAATCATAATATTCACTAGTTCACTATATTCATCTACCTACTTTTTTTTTCTGTTGTTGTTATTCAAATGGAATTCAAAACAAATATTAAACTATCTGATTTTTCTATCCTGCATCTATCTGCATTTTTCCAGCTTTTGCTTTCTCTCAGCCATCTTCCATCCAAATGACATGCCCCACAACATTTTCAATCaacctttttctttttgtttggtcTATTTTATGTCTTCTCCCATTCCTATGATACTCTGACATAAATATAACATTTCTATGAAAATAGGAAAATAAAGCAAGGAAACAAACAAACAAGTTCATACATTGTACACATGCTATTGATTGTGCATATCTTAAGAAGTgccacaaaataaaataaaattgttaaatatttattatatgatACAATTCTAGCTGGGAGAAGACTGAGAATGGAGAGAAATGATAAGAAGCTAGAAACTAAGACACTTGTGATATAAATAGAGAGAAGAATGTACACTAAAAATATCTCTTTACAGACTAGTTTACAGTCGTGCTTGGAGCAAGAAAAGGGTAGAGTCCAGGGTAAGACAGTAATCACAGGAGAGACTTAACATTACTTTTTGACAATCTTGACCAATTGCTATAGTGAATCCAGCAGTTTTAGTCTTTGGACTACTGGAGAGGACTTGTACTTGTTTCTTTACCTGTTACGAAGCAACATGCTTAGTTGAACACTAACTATTGTTATGAAACAACTATGACAAAAAAGTGTAGTGAAAGTAAGCATAAGCCTAATGGCTTTTCGAGAATCGTCGAAGATAAACACTTGAAAAGATGCCTTAATTCACAAAAGGACGTGAAATTGGGTAAAAATATTATTGAGTCATCTTGATTAGCCAAAAAGACCATGTGTGTGTGACTTCTATACACATGATACATAAATATATAACACAACACACCGTACCAATTGTATCACTGTAATGATTGACTAAGATGTGAGAGAAGTTGTTTATATTGAAGTAAGCTAACAAGAAACTAGAACTGACTGCTGAGTACTTCAGTCATTAACAGATAAAAGACTTGAAGGAAAAAGTTAGATAAAAGACATGCAGAATAATGTTTGGAACTTTGCTAGATTGATACTTGTTGAAGGTTCTTTCTAATTCTTATTCAACCCTGATAAAAATGCCATTGAGGATGATAACAAGTTTAATGTTGCATTAAAATAACAAGTCTAATTCTTATCTGATGTTGCACATACAACAAGTTTAACATTTTGATCTTTTGAGTTGCTGCATACTGAGGCAGTCGCCGATTTAGTTGAGCCAAGGGATGAAGAAAACTTCCATGCTACTTCTCCAGAATTAAGTTTAGATTGAGATGAAGAAAACTTCCATGCTACTTCCACGTGTCCACCAAAGTCTTGGCTTTCCTctgaatttcaaaatttttgtGGCTACGTAAATTATTAACCGGCTTTCCAACATTACAGGTTTGTAGTGCATGAAGGTTCACAGGAAGATTTTCCAACAAACAAAATGTCAGTATGCATTGCATGTATTGTGAGGGAGATTTTCCACGTGTCCACCAATGTATTGTGTATGCATTGCATATTTGGAAAATGAAAGATTTTAGTGGttaaatataattcaattaattatttatacaacCTTTTTGCCACATCATCCAAAGTCAAAGCCAAGTCAGCAAATATGGTAAAAGGGTTTGGTAAATCCaggttttgggttttataaggggcgtttcgtaaaaaaaaacattcaagggggccaaaccgaaactcgctatattggcagggggtgaaatatattaaaccctaaatttaatGTATCTTTTCACTctttaacttaatttaatgttTTAATTTGGTCTCTCATAAACACTATGTTTCAATTTGGTCTCTTATAAACactatgttttaatttttaaaagattattttATTAGCTAATTTAATACTTTCTATAAACTTTTAACTTTAAAGATGAGACAACAGTATTGACTTTTAACTTTTAACTATTAACTTTTAACTGTAAATACTTTCTATTAGCTTTTAACTTTGAACTTTTGATTAACTTTTaactttttactttattttatttttaattttaattattacatAATTTTAAACTAAACAATATTAAGCCGTTAATTTGTAGTGGTCTGTTGAATCTAACCATAACATATTCATACTTAACCATAACATATTCATACTTATGTTTTAAATTTCTTCGTCTACTTTTTTTAATCCTCTTCCTCTTTTACCTCGTCTATTTCATCGTCTTTCATCTTTATCTTCTTTaactttaaaacaaaaataataataataaaatacaacCCATTTTATTACTTCATtccatcttttcttcttccttcccgtcttcaaaaattccaaccaaaagTGCAGTACTGAAATTGATTCAACAGAAAAGTTAGTGTTTTTTCCATGAAATAAGAATTATGTTGCTTTTTTCTAAGTTTGGTTGATGATTTTGAATTGgagtgtttgtttttgtgtttttcataTGAAAGTTGAAAACTTTAGTCTCTTAATTATCTAGTATCATGACCGCTTAATTGTTAACTTTTAGATTTTGAATTTAGGTTTTAGAGTTCATAAATTGTGTTATTTCAGGTAAGGGTTAAGTGGTTGTAAGTTAATTTTTCTCATAATTTTTGTAGCTTTAACAAGTTATATTGGAATGGAAATATAGATGAATGATGATGGAGATGATGAAAATAATGTTATTTtagtgtttaatttttatttttctagaatttttttgagattttgatgaagaaggaaataaaaatgaagtagaagaagatgaaaatatgtAAATAGTATTATGAATTAACATACTATCAATATTTAAAAATGTAACATTTGTTAAAATGATCAAATGATTCAGATTAAAAAATTAACAAAGTTTATGATAGACATTCAataatattatcttatttaatatatttaaaataaaaaataaatatatagattAAATTAGctagagaaaatatttttaaagatttaaaAGTAATATTTATTAGCTAAAAAACTAACACaactttaaattaaattaaaggatTTCGGATTAATTGAACCTATTTTGTAGCATTAAAATAACCCCATTTCACCTATTTATAATCAGTCTATGTGAAGAGAGAGGTAAGATAAGGTAAAGGAATCATCATCTTTCACAACTAAATTGTCACATTCAATAAGTGTTGTACCCACCCTCATCCAACAACTAAACTTGTCACATTCAACAAGTGTTGTACCCACCCTTATCCAACTAAAATAtgagtaataataataaacaacagTTGGATCTATAAGTAGAAACAATTGCCTCTTTATTCATATTGCAAATTTGTTGTGCCTTAATTGCATTGCTACCACCATAATGAACCATCACAATTCAAACCAAGTCTGCCAAATAACCATCAATGACCCTCTTATATTTTGAACATTTCTTCGTACAAACTTAAGTGTGACATGAATCAACGTATCTATCACATTAAATCCTCTAGAGCTGCAGATTTTAGAGTATCCAtgttaaaatacttaaaatattttaaagaattgAGTGAAACTTTTTTTAAAGAATTGTATAGATTGTACTGAAATTTTAATAGTTTCATTTCATATACTTATTTCTCACATACAATATTGGAGCTCTAGATGTGTTTTTTTAACTATATTTGTCTGAAAAGTTCTCTTAAAAGTTGGCCATAAAgtaaattatttaattagaataaggAATCTGATGGCAGAAAACACTACAATTGTCTCTTTTTAAAAAGTAAAAGCCCACATAAATTTGAACTCCTTGCTTCCCTCCAACAAGTATTATTCCCATAATTATAAGCAA encodes:
- the LOC131644118 gene encoding gibberellin receptor GID1C-like, with protein sequence MAGSNQLNPSDSKMVVPLNMWVLISNFKLAYNLLRRPDGTFNRDLAEFLDRKVPANANPVDGVFSFDVIVDRETNLLTRIYRPVEGDESVNIVDLEKPVTAEVVPVLMFFHGGSFAHSSANSAIYDTLCRRLVGICNAVVVSVNYRRAPENRYPCAYEDGWKALRWVSSRTWLQSKKDNKVRIYMVGDSSGGNIVHHVALKGMDSGIQVLGNILLNPLFGGEERTESEKRLDGRYFVRVKDRDWYWRAFLPEGEDRDHHACNPFGPKGRSLEGVVFPKSLVVVAGLDLVQDWQLGYAKGLEKAGQNVKLLFLEQATVGFYLLPNNEHFSALMDEIKQFVSSDC